A genomic window from Vitis riparia cultivar Riparia Gloire de Montpellier isolate 1030 chromosome 18, EGFV_Vit.rip_1.0, whole genome shotgun sequence includes:
- the LOC117906177 gene encoding peptidyl-prolyl cis-trans isomerase FKBP18, chloroplastic: MASVRSIHRWDVDNLLLTPTSSAIQTQPPKHVILPMPISRRCAILISVFPFSLISQPHSSDARERRTKKNIPLEDYLTSPDGLKYYDVVDGNGPVAEKGSSVQVHFDCIYRSITAVSSRESKILAGNRIIAQPYVFKVGAPPGKERKREFVDNPNGLFSAQAAPKPPPALYSITEGMKVGGKRTVIVPPEAGYGQKGMSEIPPGATFELNVELLQVLPPEGK, encoded by the exons ATGGCGTCAGTTCGGAGCATTCACAGATGGGATGTTGATAATCTCCTCCTCACCCCAACATCATCGGCCATCCAAACACAGCCTCCAAAGCATGTGATTCTTCCAATGCCCATTTCCAGAAGATGCGCTATTTTGATTTCTGTGTTCCCTTTCAGTCTCATTTCACAACCCCATTCATCAGACGCCAGAGAGAGGCGCACCAAAAAGAACATCCCTCTTGAGGACTACCTCACTAGTC CTGATGGATTGAAATACTATGATGTTGTTGATGGAAATGGACCAGTAGCTGAAAAAGGTTCATCTGTCCAG GTGCATTTTGACTGTATATATCGCAGCATTACAGCAGTGTCAAGTCGAGAATCAAAAATCTTGGCTGGAAATCGAATCATTGCTCAG CCGTATGTGTTCAAGGTTGGGGCCCCTCCTGGCAAAGAGCGTAAGCGTGAATTTGTAGACAACCCGAATGGTTTATTTTCTGCACAAGCTGCACCTAAACCCCCACCAGCTCTCTACTCAATTACTGAAGGGATGAAAGTAGGGGGAAAG AGGACTGTGATTGTTCCTCCAGAGGCTGGGTATGGCCAAAAGGGAATGAGTGAGATCCCG CCAGGAGCTACTTTTGAGCTTAATGTGGAGCTTCTGCAAGTATTGCCACCAGAAGGAAAGTAG
- the LOC117907306 gene encoding protein S-acyltransferase 21 yields the protein MARRHGWELPAHTFQVVAITVFFLLSVAFYAFFAPFLGKDIYEYVAISVYSFLALSVFILYVRCTAIDPADPGILIEGDKTSTYRSHNDTDLPGNASSIEEPSKIGLKNGEKSDRRGSSCCSKLGGFFCGFVIKEDCRKDDDLLKQQSGEEDALFCTLCNAEVRKFSKHCRSCDKCVDGFDHHCRWLNNCVGRKNYITFVCLMAVSLVWLIVEFGVGVAVLVRCFVDRKDTENQIVERLGVGFSRPPFATIVALCTAVSLLATVPLGELFFFHMILMRKGITTYEYVVAMRTQSEPPGPSVDGGEQQSMPSSPTSSAVTAMSGRSSLGMSLQYKGAWCTPPRIFMDHQDEIIPHLEPGRLPSTVDPDAIQPHDKGKRLPQRPVRISAWKLAKLDSNEAIKAAAKARASSSVLRPLSSQHHQYDADHLSSGDTSGRSSPISTNQRFQARNSRVGTSRLSPSKSSYPPSRASGEDLDTCAHSFSNISSPIGATISPSPMELRASNKDHFNPIYQSSAGQSPWSARASDVNESAAAAVRDNLAQIPMTKNYFGAGDNSRSSVFWDQEAGRFVSSSSSTAGGAAQVPRTELTYSGQSIFFGGPLMNEQSTRGARNPGFRSASMERTSTSNYYQQGRSQRGGQLPVFVPSDSQQTQFSSRLP from the exons ATGGCCAGGCGTCATGGATGGGAACTCCCTGCTCACACGTTTCAG GTTGTGGCTATAACAGTCTTTTTCTTGCTATCTGTCGCATTTTATGCCTTTTTTGCTCCCTTCCTTGGGAAGGATATCTATGAATATGTGGCAATCAGTGTTTATTCTTTCTTG GCGCTTTCTGTATTTATACTTTATGTTAGATGCACAGCTATTGACCCTGCTGATCCTGGAATTCTGATTGAAGGTGACAAGACATCAACCTATAGATCGCATAATGACACAGATCTTCCTG GGAATGCATCTTCTATTGAAGAACCCAGCAAGATTGGAttgaaaaatggagaaaaatcaGACAGGCGTGGTTCAAGTTGTTGTTCCAAACTTGGAGGATTCTTTTGTGGATTTGTCATAAAGGAAGACTGCCGCAAAGATGATGATCTTCTGAAGCAACAATCTGGGGAGGAAGATGCACTGTTCTGTACATTGTGCAATGCTGAG GTACGCAAATTCAGCAAACATTGCAGAAGTTGTGACAAATGTGTCGATGGGTTTGATCATCATTGTCGT TGGTTAAATAATTGTGTGGGGAGGAAAAATTATATCACGTTCGTGTGCCTTATGGCAGTGAGCCTTGTCTGG CTCATCGTTGAGTTTGGGGTTGGTGTTGCCGTCCTCGTTAGATGCTTTGTTGACAGGAAGGATACAGAAAATCAGATAGTTGAAAGGCTTGGAGTTGGATTTTCCCGGCCCCCCTTTGCTACTATAGTG GCCCTTTGTACAGCTGTTTCATTGCTGGCCACAGTCCCTTTGGGGGAACTATTCTTTTTCCACATGATTCTGATGCGAAAG GGTATCACAACCTATGAGTATGTTGTTGCCATGAGAACCCAGAGTGAACCTCCTGGACCATCTGTAGATGGAGGAGAGCAGCAAAGTATGCCATCTTCTCCAACCAGCTCTGCTGTGACAGCTATGAGTGGAAGAAGTTCTCTTGGAATGAGCTTGCAGTACAAAGGTGCTTGGTGTACTCCTCCCAGAATCTTCATGGATCACCAG GATGAAATAATCCCACATCTTGAGCCTGGACGGCTTCCATCCACAGTAGACCCAGATGCCATACAACCACATGACAAGGGGAAAAGATTACCTCAACGTCCGGTCCGAATCAGTGCATGGAAGCTtgcaaaattggattctaatgAGGCGATTAAAGCAGCTGCTAAGGCTAGAGCATCGTCATCTGTCCTAAGACCATTAAGCTCTCAACACCATCAATATGATGCTGATCATCTATCCAGTGGCGATACGAGTGGCAGAAGCAGTCCAATCAGTACCAATCAACGATTCCAAGCCAGAAATTCTCGAGTAGGGACGTCAAGGTTGTCTCCTTCCAAGAGCTCATATCCTCCCAGTCGTGCTAGCGGAGAAGATCTTGATACATGTGCTCACAGCTTTAGTAACATTAGCAGTCCTATCGGCGCCACCATCTCCCCATCTCCAATGGAGCTGCGGGCATCAAACAAAGATCACTTCAACCCCATATATCAGTCATCAGCGGGCCAATCTCCTTGGTCAGCAAGAGCAAGTGATGTGAATGAAAGCGCTGCTGCTGCTGTTCGTGATAATCTAGCACAAATCCCCATGACGAAAAACTACTTCGGTGCTGGAGATAACTCAAGATCTTCGGTATTTTGGGATCAAGAAGCCGGGCGCTTTGTCTCCTCATCTTCCAGCACTGCTGGCGGTGCTGCTCAGGTTCCCAGAACAGAGCTCACATATTCAGGTCAATCTATATTCTTTGGTGGTCCTCTCATGAATGAACAATCAACAAGAGGGGCAAGAAACCCGGGTTTTCGCTCTGCCAGCATGGAGAGAACTTCAACCTCAAATTACTATCAGCAGGGGAGATCCCAGAGGGGTGGCCAACTTCCTGTCTTTGTTCCAAGTGATTCCCAGCAAACCCAGTTCTCTTCCAGATTGCCTTGA
- the LOC117907123 gene encoding dolichyl-diphosphooligosaccharide--protein glycosyltransferase subunit 1A produces MGFRFDLFIVLIAILSVPVLSDLILSKVERRIDLTSQVVRITSTLKVENSGNDPVSEVLLAFPEHQEKNLAYLTASFREGKGKGKGSTSSLPVEVVRPQGMPPALVFYSVSLPKGLGKGESLTLDVLVVFTHSLKPFPKEITQADFQLVVFQDSGHYLSPYEVKFQSLSVKLPDARIESYTRLENTKTVGSEIKYGPYENHPPFSYSPIVVHFEQNQPFAVAEQLVREIEISHWGNVQVTEHYKLIHAGAQSKGEFSRLDYQARPHVRGASAFRHLVAKLPPRAHSVYFRDDIGNISTSHLWGDLKKTELEIEPRYPMFGGWRTSFFIGYGLPLQDFLFESGGKRFLNITFGCPMNEVVIDNLIVKVVLPEGSRDISVSAPFAVKQWQETKLSHLDIVGRPVAVLEKTNVVPEHNQHFQVYYKFNNISLLREPLMLISGFFFLFVTCIVFMHVDMSISKSSASYVMKLLWEEIQAAIQQVHDIISRCLSIHDKLEASLRDLSRTGDVQACKAARKASDGQLKELSKELRPLLAFLQSSPQAAQILPKVEELVAKERELQEKLMLKHTTVADSYEKKSGGKEIENRIASQQQKIVALRQEVDDLLDYIDEI; encoded by the exons ATGGGGTTTCGGTTCGATCTATTTATCGTTTTAATCGCCATACTTTCAGTACCCGTGCTTTCCGATTTGATCCTCTCCAAGGTTGAACGGCGC ATTGATTTGACATCCCAAGTAGTACGCATCACTTCAACACTCAAG GTGGAGAATTCGGGAAATGATCCAGTCTCAGAGGTTTTGTTGGCCTTTCCTGAACACCAGGAGAAAAATTTGGCATATTTAACAGCAAGCTTTCGTGAAGGGAAAGGAAAAGGCAAAGGTTCTACCTCCAGTCTCCCTGTTGAAGTTGTCCGCCCTCAAGGAATGCCCCCAGCATTGGTCTTTTATTCAGTGTCTTTACCCAAGGGACTGGGTAAAGGGGAAAGTTTGACTTTGGATGTCTTGGTTGTATTCACTCATTCACTGAAACCATTTCCTAAGGAAATCACTCAGGCAGATTTTCAGCTCGTCGTGTTCCAGGATAGTGGACATTATCTCTCTCCTTATGAAGTCAAGTTCCAGTCACTTAGTGTTAAGCTGCCTGATGCAAGAATTGAATCTTATACTAGACTAGAGAATACCAAGACAGTTGGTTCCGAGATCAAATATGGCCCATATGAGAATCATCCCCCCTTCTCATACTCACCTATAGTTGTCCATTTTGAGCAAAATCAACCCTTTGCTGTTGCTGAACAGTTAGTGAGAGAAATAGAAATTTCCCACTGGGGCAATGTGCAGGTCACAGAACATTATAAACTCATCCATGCAGGTGCTCAGAGCAAGGGGGAATTTTCCAG GCTTGATTATCAAGCGAGACCACATGTGAGAGGTGCATCAGCATTTAGGCATCTTGTTGCAAAATTGCCACCAAGAGCTCATTCTGTTTATTTCAGGGATGACATTGGCAACATCTCAACATCTCATTTATGGGGTGATTTGAAGAag ACGGAACTGGAAATTGAGCCTAGATATCCAATGTTTGGTGGGTGGAGAACTTCCTTTTTCATTGGATATGGCCTGCCACTCCAGGACTTTTTATTTGAGTCAGGGGGAAAACGTTTCCTTAACATCACTTTTGGGTGTCCGATGAATGAGGTTGTCATTGACAATCTCATCGTGAAG GTTGTTCTACCTGAGGGATCCAGAGATATTTCTGTTTCTGCTCCATTTGCAGTAAAACAATGGCAAGAG ACAAAACTTTCCCATTTGGACATTGTTGGTAGACCTGTGGCTGTGCTAGAAAAGACCAATGTTGTGCCAGAGCATAATCAACATTTTCAG GTCTATTACAAGTTCAACAACATTTCATTGCTTAGGGAGCCACTGATGCTGATTTCTgggtttttcttcctttttgtcaCTTGCATTGTATTTATGCATGTTGACATGTCAATCTCCAAGTCTTCTGCTTCTTATGTGATGAAATTACTGTGGGAAGAG ATCCAGGCAGCAATTCAGCAGGTTCATGATATCATTAGCCGATGTTTATCCATCCATGATAAACTAGAAGCATCATTACGTGATCTCTCCAGGACTGGGGATGTTCAAGCTTGTAAAGCAGCTCGTAAAGCATCTGATGGTCAATTGAAAGAGCTTTCAAAAGAGTTGAGGCCCCTACTGGCATTCTTGCAATCTTCTCCACAGGCTGCCCAGATATTGCCCAAG GTGGAGGAGCTGGTTGCCAAGGAGAGAGAGTTGCAAGAGAAACTAATGTTAAAACATACAACAGTTGCCGATAGTTATGAGAAGAAGTCCGGGGGAAAGGAAATTGAGAACCGAATTGCTTCACAGCAGCAGAAAATTGTAGCTCTAAGACAGGAGGTCGATGATCTTCTTGACTACATTGACGAGATATAG
- the LOC117906387 gene encoding MLO-like protein 9 gives MGEGEGNSRELDQTPTWAVATVCAVIILISIILEKVLHLVGELFQRRRKKALYEALEKVKGELMILGFISLLLTFGQNYISKICIPSDLADTMLPCPSGGQAHHEAEHKPEPAEGEHHRKLLWNEHRFLSVESEGVVCKEGHVPLISTHGLHQLHIFIFFLAVFHVIYSAITMALGRLKTRAWKEWERETEYDNDAARFRLTHETSFVRDHSSFWTKTPFLFVVVCFFRQFFRSVRKADYLTMRHGFVTVHLAPGSKFHFQKYIKRSLEDDFKVVVGISPVLWASVVVFLLLNVHGWEAMFWISIFPLVVILAVGTKLQAIITNMALEIQEKHAVVQGIPLVKVSDRHFWFSWPQLVLYLIHFTLFLNAFEITYFFWIWYEFGLKSCFHSDFDLIILRVAIGVGVQIMCSYITLPLYALVTQMGSTMKRAIFDEQTSKALRKWHLNAQKKKNEGKPEHGPTRTLGGSPGDSPVNTPSAAHPHFTNTAGQSDHCLPVAEADTPSSYQAANIMTSIDLRDQQQDSPPDLLTGP, from the exons ATGGGAGAAGGAGAAGGGAATTCTAGGGAGCTTGATCAGACACCCACATGGGCAGTGGCTACAGTTTGTGCAgttatcattttaatttctataatattGGAAAAAGTTCTTCATTTGGTTGGTGAG ttatttcaaaGAAGGCGCAAGAAAGCTCTGTATGAAGCTCTTGAGAAAGTTAAAGGCG AACTTATGATTCTAGGATTCATTTCTCTACTCTTGACATTTGGGCAAAACTACATTTCCAAAATCTGTATTCCCTCTGACCTTGCTGATACGATGTTACCATGCCCGTCTGGAGGCCAAGCCCATCATGAAGCAGAGCATAAGCCTGAGCCAGCTGAAGGAGAACATCACAGAAAACTTCTGTGGAATGAGCATAGATTTTTATCAGTGGAGAGTGAAGGTGTGGTGTGCAAGGAG GGACATGTGCCACTTATATCTACACATGGATTACATCAGTTACACATCTTCATATTCTTTTTAGCAGTGTTCCATGTAATATACAGTGCAATAACAATGGCACTGGGAAGATTGAAG ACTCGTGCATGGAAGGAGTGGGAAAGGGAGACTGAGTATGACAATG ATGCTGCAAGATTCAGGCTTACTCATGAGACCTCTTTTGTGAGGGATCACAGCAGTTTCTGGACTAAAACACCGTTCCTGTTTGTTGTT GTATGTTTCTTTCGGCAATTCTTCAGATCTGTTCGAAAAGCTGACTACTTGACCATGCGCCATGGATTTGTCACT GTACATTTAGCCCCTGGAAGTAAGTTCCACTTCCAAAAGTACATCAAAAGATCCTTGGAAGATGACTTCAAGGTAGTTGTGGGAATCAG TCCAGTATTATGGGCTTCAGTCGTGGTATTTCTGCTTCTTAACGTTCATG GATGGGAGGCTATGTTTTGGATCTCCATATTTCCCCTAGTT GTAATCTTAGCAGTTGGAACAAAGCTTCAAGCAATCATAACAAATATGGCTcttgaaattcaagaaaaacatGCTGTCGTCCAGGGGATTCCTCTTGTGAAAGTCTCTGACAGACATTTTTGGTTCAGTTGGCCACAGCTAGTTCTTTATCTCATTCACTTCACCCTGTTTCTG AATGCATTTGAGATAACATATTTCTTTTGGATATGG TATGAGTTTGGGTTGAAGTCTTGCTTTCATAGTGATTTCGATCTTATAATTCTCAGGGTTGCTATTGG GGTTGGAGTCCAAATCATGTGCAGCTACATCACACTTCCTCTATATGCGCTTGTCACCCAG atgGGATCAACCATGAAGAGGGCTATCTTTGACGAGCAAACATCCAAGGCCCTGAGGAAGTGGCATTTGAATGctcagaagaagaagaatgagggGAAGCCAGAACACGGTCCTACTAGAACTCTGGGTGGAAGCCCAGGTGATTCGCCAGTAAACACTCCCTCGGCGGCACATCCCCACTTTACCAACACTGCAGGCCAGTCAGATCACTGCCTGCCTGTTGCGGAAGCAGACACACCATCCTCCTACCAGGCTGCCAACATCATGACCAGCATTGATCTTCGTGACCAACAACAAGACTCTCCTCCAGACCTATTAACTGGACCCTGA
- the LOC117907577 gene encoding MLO protein homolog 1-like: protein MAAPAAGERSLKETPTWAVALVCAVFVIVSVLIEHGIESLAKWFKKKRKKAMSEALEKIKAELMLLGFISLLLTIGTRFIAKICIPAELGSTMLPCKGGYKDDGGYGGDDGDDGEDGGDDRRKLLSYAEEMILRRVLAAQAGGDYCSKSGKIPLISQTGVHQLHIFIFMLAVFHVLYSVMTMALAQAKMKKWKSWESETSSLEYEFTNDPARFRFTHQTSFVRRHAGFSRAPGIRWIVAFFRQFFASVTKVDYTTMRRGFINAHLAPNSKFNFHKYIKRSMEDDFKVVVGISIPLWIFAIIFMLLNVYKWYTLSWMQIVPVTILLVVGTKLELIIMEMAEEIQDRTTVVKGAPIVEPNNKFFWFNRPHWVLLLIHFILFQNAFQMSFFLWITYEYGIKSCFHENLAEILVRLFCGVALQILCSYITFPLYALVTQMGSHMKKSIFEEQTAQALKKWQKAAKERKKLREAGGDIAPGSLGGENTPSHGSSPLHLLRNHKYRSSTNEVESAPTSPKSYQSDTDLSDMEGSSRHGHHQSKENDHLDRNAESHSIDFSFSKA, encoded by the exons ATGGCTGCTCCGGCTGCCGGCGAACGCTCTCTGAAGGAAACGCCGACGTGGGCTGTGGCGCTGGTGTGCGCCGTCTTTGTGATAGTGTCTGTACTCATTGAACATGGAATCGAGTCTCTTGCAAAG TGGTTTAAGAAAAAGCGGAAGAAGGCCATGAGTGAAGCCCTGGAGAAAATAAAAGCTG AGTTGATGCTACTAGGCTTTATTTCATTGCTACTCACCATCGGTACTAGATTCATTGCCAAGATATGCATCCCTGCTGAACTGGGAAGCACCATGCTTCCATGCAAGGGTGGTTATAAGGACGACGGCGGATACGGTGGTGACGACGGCGACGACGGCGAAGACGGAGGAGATGACAGGAGAAAGTTATTATCATATGCTGAAGAAATGATATTGCGTAGAGTTTTGGCCGCCCAGGCTGGAGGTGACTATTGCTCCAAATCT GGTAAAATACCATTGATTTCGCAAACGGGAGTGCACCAACtgcatatatttatatttatgctGGCAGTTTTCCATGTGCTTTACAGCGTCATGACCATGGCTTTGGCCCAGGCCAAG ATGAAGAAATGGAAGTCTTGGGAATCGGAGACATCTTCCTTGGAATATGAATTCACAAATG ATCCAGCGAGATTCAGGTTCACCCATCAGACTTCCTTCGTGAGGCGCCACGCTGGCTTCTCCAGAGCACCTGGGATTAGATGGATT GTGGCATTCTTCAGGCAATTCTTTGCCTCAGTGACAAAGGTGGACTACACAACAATGCGTCGTGGATTTATTAAT GCACATCTAGCTCCAAACAGCAAATTCAACTTCCACAAATACATAAAGAGATCCATGGAAGATGATTTCAAAGTGGTTGTGGGTATTAg TATACCATTGTGGATTTTTGCCATCATCTTCATGCTTCTAAATGTTTACA AATGGTACACCCTCTCATGGATGCAAATAGTGCCAGTCACG ATACTTCTTGTAGTGGGCACCAAGCTTGAACTGATTATCATGGAGATGGCAGAAGAAATCCAAGATAGAACCACTGTTGTTAAAGGGGCCCCAATTGTGGAGCCAAACAACAAGTTTTTCTGGTTTAATCGGCCTCACTGGGTTCTCCTTTTGATTCATTTCATCCTTTTCCAG AATGCATTTCAAATGTCTTTCTTCCTATGGATAACT TATGAATATGGGATCAAGTCATGCTTCCATGAAAACTTGGCTGAGATTTTGGTGAGACTTTTCTGTGGAGTTGCCCTTCAAATCCTCTGCAGCTACATCACCTTCCCTCTCTATGCCTTGGTAACACAA ATGGGTTCTCACATGAAGAAATCAATCTTTGAGGAGCAAACCGCACAGGCCCTTAAGAAATGGCAGAAGGCTGCAAAGGAGAGGAAGAAGTTGAGAGAAGCAGGGGGAGATATTGCTCCTGGGAGTCTAGGTGGAGAAAACACACCAAGCCATGGCTCTTCACCCTTGCATTTACTACGCAACCACAAGTATAGGTCTAGTACAAATGAAGTGGAAAGTGCTCCCACTTCCCCGAAATCATACCAATCTGACACTGATCTCTCGGACATGGAGGGTTCTTCTCGTCATGGGCATCAtcaatcaaaagaaaatgatcATCTCGACAGAAATGCAGAGTCACATAGTATTGACTTTTCCTTCTCTAAGGCTTAG